A section of the Halococcus hamelinensis 100A6 genome encodes:
- a CDS encoding cytochrome c oxidase subunit I, whose product MLNATILVAAVLGLALAGFVWRSYTAQTTAGTPATDGGFLPESAGTETGAETEAKVGGITRWLTTTDHRDIGIMYIVFGTIAAIWGGVDAMMIRTELLTPQADVWTAGTYDALFTTHGLTMLILFVTPVFFGIANYFLPLLIGADDLAFPRINLLGFWMLPPALVLIRGGLIVSMTAKFLGLFVPLDAIDFLFAIQPPEIGWYMYAPLSLQSANPQVDFMLLGLHLSGIATVLASVNFIITVFTEKSDEVSWADLDLFTWTLVTTAGIALLAFSVLGSALIMLLLDRNFGTTFFALEQGGAILWQHIFWFWGHPEVYIIVLPGFGLMSLILPKFSGRTLFGRRFVIYSTFAIGVLSFGVWAHHMFTTGIDPRIRASFMAVSLAIAIPSAIKEFNWITTIWKGRVRLTAPMLFCVGGLSTFVIGGITGVFLAAIPIDILYHDTYYVVGHFHMILMGVIPFMMMAASYYWFPIITGKMYNQPLARFQAVTMVIGVLVTFGAMLITGALGLPRRYATYPAEFTGLMEVTTIGAYVIGISVLLWLYNMLRSYWAGERVTEADVWDLKETGQFTREWQWFEKQLAERYATDGGSAETDTDEAPRTDG is encoded by the coding sequence ATGCTGAACGCGACGATCCTCGTCGCCGCCGTGCTCGGCCTCGCGCTCGCGGGCTTCGTCTGGCGTTCGTACACCGCCCAGACCACGGCCGGTACGCCGGCGACCGACGGGGGATTCCTGCCCGAGAGCGCCGGCACCGAGACGGGGGCCGAAACCGAGGCGAAGGTCGGCGGCATCACGCGCTGGCTCACCACCACCGACCACCGCGACATCGGGATCATGTACATCGTCTTCGGGACGATCGCCGCGATCTGGGGCGGCGTCGACGCGATGATGATCCGGACCGAACTCCTCACCCCGCAGGCCGACGTCTGGACCGCGGGCACCTACGACGCCCTCTTCACCACCCACGGGCTGACGATGTTGATCCTGTTCGTCACCCCCGTCTTCTTCGGGATCGCGAACTACTTCCTCCCCCTCCTCATCGGGGCCGACGACCTCGCCTTCCCCCGGATCAACCTGCTCGGCTTCTGGATGCTGCCGCCCGCGCTCGTGTTGATCCGCGGCGGGCTCATCGTCAGCATGACGGCGAAGTTCCTCGGGCTGTTCGTCCCGCTCGACGCGATCGACTTCCTGTTCGCGATCCAGCCGCCCGAGATCGGCTGGTACATGTACGCGCCGCTGTCGCTCCAATCGGCCAACCCGCAGGTCGACTTCATGCTGCTCGGCCTCCACCTCTCGGGGATCGCGACGGTGCTCGCGTCGGTCAACTTCATCATCACGGTGTTCACCGAGAAGAGCGACGAGGTGTCGTGGGCCGACCTCGACCTGTTCACCTGGACGCTCGTCACCACCGCCGGGATCGCCCTGCTCGCGTTCTCGGTGCTCGGGAGCGCGCTCATCATGCTCCTCCTCGACCGGAACTTCGGGACGACCTTCTTCGCGCTCGAACAGGGCGGCGCGATCCTCTGGCAACACATCTTCTGGTTCTGGGGCCATCCGGAGGTCTACATCATCGTGTTGCCGGGCTTCGGGCTGATGAGCCTCATCCTCCCGAAGTTCTCGGGCCGAACCCTGTTCGGTCGCCGATTCGTGATCTACTCGACGTTCGCGATCGGTGTGCTCTCGTTCGGCGTGTGGGCCCACCACATGTTCACGACGGGTATCGACCCCCGGATCCGTGCGAGCTTCATGGCGGTCTCGCTCGCGATCGCCATCCCCAGTGCGATCAAGGAGTTCAACTGGATCACCACGATCTGGAAGGGGCGGGTCAGGCTGACCGCCCCCATGCTGTTCTGCGTCGGCGGCCTGAGCACGTTCGTGATCGGCGGCATCACGGGCGTGTTCCTCGCGGCGATCCCCATCGACATCCTCTATCACGACACCTACTACGTCGTGGGTCACTTCCACATGATCCTGATGGGCGTGATCCCGTTCATGATGATGGCCGCGAGCTACTACTGGTTCCCGATCATCACGGGCAAGATGTACAACCAGCCGCTCGCGCGCTTTCAGGCGGTCACGATGGTCATCGGGGTGCTCGTGACGTTCGGCGCGATGCTCATCACCGGCGCGCTCGGGCTTCCCCGACGGTACGCGACCTACCCCGCCGAGTTCACGGGGCTGATGGAGGTCACCACCATCGGTGCCTACGTCATCGGTATCAGCGTGCTGCTCTGGCTCTACAACATGCTCCGCTCGTACTGGGCGGGCGAGCGCGTCACCGAGGCCGACGTCTGGGACCTGAAGGAGACCGGGCAGTTCACCCGCGAGTGGCAGTGGTTCGAGAAACAGCTCGCCGAGCGCTACGCCACCGACGGCGGTTCGGCCGAAACTGACACGGACGAAGCCCCGAGGACCGACGGATGA
- a CDS encoding DUF6789 family protein, with protein MADTGSLVEEVTGESESKARGDLRRIVVGGLVGGIAGGLGTLAFSAVLALALFLDAFDPVQFGEMAVMAGLSDPLAGEGDPVLGYLIFVGGGMTTWPFLFAALHEYLPGWRMAVSGITFAAIGWAGFAIAFYSPNVSLPLFLVLTFIGQCLYGLVMGLAFEYAEPRTDIAFVGTTFQ; from the coding sequence ATGGCCGACACGGGCTCACTCGTCGAAGAGGTTACCGGCGAATCCGAAAGCAAGGCGCGGGGCGACCTCCGACGTATCGTGGTCGGTGGACTCGTCGGCGGGATCGCCGGCGGGCTCGGTACGCTGGCCTTCTCGGCGGTGCTGGCCCTCGCCCTCTTTCTCGACGCGTTCGACCCCGTCCAGTTCGGCGAGATGGCCGTCATGGCCGGGCTGAGCGACCCGCTCGCGGGCGAGGGCGACCCGGTGCTCGGCTACCTCATCTTCGTCGGCGGCGGGATGACGACGTGGCCGTTCCTGTTCGCGGCGCTCCACGAGTACCTCCCCGGCTGGCGGATGGCGGTCTCCGGGATAACGTTCGCGGCGATCGGCTGGGCGGGCTTCGCGATCGCCTTCTACAGCCCCAACGTGAGCCTCCCGCTGTTCCTCGTGCTCACCTTCATCGGGCAGTGTCTCTACGGGCTCGTCATGGGGCTGGCCTTCGAGTACGCCGAACCGCGTACCGACATCGCCTTCGTCGGAACGACGTTTCAGTAA
- the coxB gene encoding cytochrome c oxidase subunit II, protein MNRRQATAGVVLAAFLTIAVEPVAAQSVNKTLIESLNRQLLYVAVPLAILVEVILFYAVWKHKDNDDPSPTKENRSLEITWTIATAIILLFVGFASYNILTDPYISPSLTEQEQALGGDQNLEGAVMPASDDDAVIVRTIAYQWGWDFVYPEENVTTDNVTVVPANTDVYYHLTSRDVLHAFHAPELGLKMDTIPGQYNTIRTNITEPGTYRVYCSEFCGAGHSRMYANLTVVSQDRYQAWLSNQNRTDVPTRVSAENATNVTASVAAPPA, encoded by the coding sequence ATGAACCGCAGACAGGCGACGGCCGGGGTGGTGCTGGCGGCGTTTCTGACGATCGCTGTCGAGCCGGTCGCCGCGCAGTCGGTCAACAAGACCCTGATCGAGAGCCTGAACCGACAGCTCCTCTACGTCGCCGTGCCCCTCGCGATACTCGTCGAGGTGATCCTGTTCTACGCCGTCTGGAAACACAAGGACAACGACGACCCCTCGCCGACGAAGGAGAACCGCTCGCTCGAGATCACGTGGACGATCGCCACCGCGATCATCCTGCTGTTCGTCGGGTTCGCGTCGTACAACATCCTCACGGACCCGTACATCTCGCCCTCGCTGACCGAACAGGAGCAGGCCCTCGGCGGCGACCAGAACCTCGAAGGGGCCGTCATGCCCGCGAGCGACGACGACGCGGTCATCGTTCGGACGATCGCCTACCAGTGGGGCTGGGACTTCGTCTACCCCGAGGAGAACGTCACGACCGACAACGTAACCGTGGTTCCAGCGAACACGGACGTCTACTATCATCTGACGTCGCGTGACGTGTTACACGCCTTCCACGCGCCCGAGCTCGGGCTGAAGATGGACACCATCCCCGGTCAGTACAACACCATCCGGACCAACATCACCGAACCGGGCACCTACCGGGTCTACTGTTCGGAGTTCTGTGGCGCGGGCCACTCCCGGATGTACGCCAACCTCACGGTCGTGAGCCAGGACCGGTACCAGGCGTGGCTGTCGAATCAGAACCGGACCGACGTCCCGACGCGGGTGAGCGCGGAGAACGCGACCAACGTCACCGCGTCGGTCGCCGCTCCGCCGGCCTGA
- a CDS encoding cytochrome c oxidase subunit 3 produces the protein MGTTSETAEETGEDEALWRDFPTGHEEATWWPVACTIGLIGLYFGAGLYFFGTGENAPIPPTIGPVVFALGSLGFIAGAFGWFYQGFLVDFWTRSTEGREPGALRGAMILFILTDIATFSAGFVYYAFIRVDQWPPGELPELLTPVLIVNTVALVASSFTLHYAHQGLEEGNRRGFLGLLGVTILLGVIFVSGQIYEYYTLVVHEGFTFTTGIFGSAFFGLTGLHGLHVLAGTIFLGILFARGLLGQLSDGRDTSMVTVSYYWHFVDVVWIFIIALLYFGAEFSL, from the coding sequence ATGGGGACGACGAGCGAGACGGCCGAGGAAACCGGCGAGGACGAGGCCCTGTGGCGCGACTTCCCCACCGGGCACGAGGAAGCGACGTGGTGGCCCGTCGCCTGTACGATCGGGCTGATCGGGCTCTACTTCGGAGCCGGGCTCTACTTCTTCGGGACCGGCGAGAACGCGCCGATACCGCCGACGATCGGGCCGGTGGTGTTCGCCCTCGGATCGCTGGGATTCATCGCGGGCGCGTTCGGCTGGTTCTACCAGGGCTTCCTCGTCGACTTCTGGACCCGGAGCACCGAGGGTCGCGAGCCCGGGGCGCTTCGCGGCGCGATGATCCTGTTCATCCTGACCGACATCGCGACGTTCTCGGCGGGGTTCGTCTACTACGCCTTCATCCGGGTCGACCAGTGGCCCCCGGGCGAACTCCCCGAACTCCTCACGCCGGTGTTGATCGTCAACACGGTCGCGCTGGTGGCGAGCAGCTTCACCCTCCACTACGCCCACCAGGGGCTCGAAGAGGGCAACCGGCGGGGCTTTCTCGGCCTGCTCGGCGTCACGATACTGCTCGGCGTGATCTTCGTCTCGGGCCAGATATACGAGTACTACACCCTGGTCGTCCACGAGGGCTTCACCTTCACGACCGGGATCTTCGGGAGCGCGTTCTTCGGTCTCACGGGGCTCCACGGCCTCCACGTTCTCGCCGGAACGATCTTCCTCGGCATCCTGTTCGCCCGCGGCCTGCTCGGCCAGCTCTCGGACGGGCGGGACACCTCGATGGTGACGGTGTCGTACTACTGGCACTTCGTCGACGTCGTCTGGATCTTCATCATCGCGCTGCTCTACTTCGGAGCCGAGTTCTCGCTTTGA
- a CDS encoding DUF6684 family protein — protein MADRVFNRETLLDLTVNFIPMGMIIFFFALFILADPFPADAMAVGTSLGLLVIPFVVLAVTTYVTGRIIAEADQTGSSGTAAKISSVATGIDGEADDAE, from the coding sequence ATGGCCGACCGAGTGTTCAACCGGGAGACCCTGCTCGACCTCACGGTCAACTTCATTCCGATGGGGATGATCATCTTCTTCTTCGCGCTGTTCATCCTAGCCGACCCGTTTCCGGCCGACGCGATGGCGGTCGGGACCAGCCTCGGCCTGCTGGTGATCCCGTTCGTGGTGCTCGCGGTCACCACCTACGTCACGGGCCGGATCATCGCCGAGGCCGACCAGACCGGCAGCTCGGGGACGGCGGCCAAGATCAGCAGTGTCGCCACGGGGATTGACGGCGAAGCGGACGACGCGGAGTAA
- a CDS encoding nitrite/sulfite reductase has translation MVHKKEEWKEGLYGDEVRERLIEFAESGWESIPEDEREVWFSRFKFWGVFHHRSGQESYFMMRLTNCGGLLEPGQLRAIAEVAREYATGPVDNPEFGNGWLDFTTRQSVQLHWIKLEDVPEIWEKLEAVGVSSRSSGGDTMRNVSGCPVAGKDANEYVETRPLLDEIQADLRGDNALANMPRKFNISVTGCREGCAQDSINGVALEPARKLVDDGETVRGFNMRVGGGLGGREPRRARSLDVFVEPEHAYEAVRAFVELYHAEGNRENRRKNRSRFFVDDWGTEKIREEMAEKVDFDLAYGGTDLRKEYTYNAGRADEAGRHDHVGVHEQPDGRYYVGLNTPVGRVPADEALELADLADEYGSGEVRLTRRQNPLLMDVPEERLDDLLAEPLLDVHSTDPDVFVRGAMACTGTEFCSLALTETKARMAATLRWLQTNVDMPENVSQVKMHFSGCTADCGQALTADIGLQGMRARKDGEMVEAMDVGVGGGIGPDPAFIDWVHQRVPADEVPGMIKNLLDGFVALREDGQTFREWVESTGEGTIAELAQPEETDYVDPCLTDAKQSWYPFEDGDGPAPTAADGTPMEADD, from the coding sequence ATGGTTCACAAAAAGGAGGAGTGGAAGGAGGGATTGTACGGCGACGAGGTGCGCGAGAGACTGATCGAGTTCGCCGAATCGGGCTGGGAGTCGATCCCGGAGGACGAACGCGAGGTGTGGTTCTCGCGATTCAAGTTCTGGGGGGTCTTCCACCACCGGTCGGGCCAGGAGAGCTACTTCATGATGCGGCTCACCAACTGCGGCGGGCTCCTCGAACCCGGCCAGCTCCGCGCCATCGCCGAGGTCGCCCGGGAGTACGCGACCGGGCCCGTGGACAACCCCGAGTTCGGCAACGGCTGGCTTGACTTCACCACCCGCCAGTCGGTCCAGCTCCACTGGATCAAGCTCGAAGACGTCCCCGAGATCTGGGAGAAACTCGAAGCGGTCGGGGTCTCCAGTCGCTCGTCGGGTGGGGACACCATGCGGAACGTCTCGGGCTGTCCGGTCGCGGGCAAGGACGCCAACGAGTACGTCGAGACCCGGCCGTTGCTCGACGAGATTCAAGCGGACCTCCGGGGCGACAACGCGCTCGCGAACATGCCCCGGAAGTTCAACATCTCGGTCACGGGCTGTCGGGAGGGCTGTGCCCAGGACTCGATCAACGGCGTGGCGCTCGAACCCGCGCGAAAGCTCGTCGATGATGGTGAAACAGTTCGAGGCTTCAACATGCGTGTCGGCGGGGGCCTCGGCGGACGCGAACCTCGGCGGGCGCGCTCGCTCGACGTCTTCGTCGAACCCGAACACGCCTACGAGGCAGTCCGGGCGTTCGTCGAGCTCTACCACGCCGAGGGCAACCGGGAGAACCGGCGCAAAAACAGGTCTAGATTCTTCGTCGACGACTGGGGAACCGAGAAGATCCGGGAGGAAATGGCCGAGAAGGTGGACTTCGACCTCGCGTACGGCGGGACGGACCTCCGGAAGGAGTACACCTACAACGCCGGCCGGGCCGACGAGGCGGGCCGACACGACCACGTCGGCGTCCACGAACAGCCCGACGGACGGTACTACGTCGGCCTGAACACGCCCGTCGGACGGGTGCCGGCCGACGAGGCGCTCGAACTCGCCGACCTCGCCGACGAGTACGGCAGTGGTGAAGTCAGACTCACCCGGCGGCAGAACCCACTCTTGATGGACGTCCCCGAGGAGCGACTCGACGACCTGCTCGCCGAACCGCTGCTCGACGTCCACTCGACGGACCCCGACGTGTTCGTGCGCGGGGCGATGGCGTGTACGGGAACCGAGTTCTGCTCGCTGGCGCTCACCGAGACCAAAGCCCGGATGGCGGCGACGCTCCGGTGGCTCCAGACGAACGTCGACATGCCTGAGAATGTCTCCCAGGTCAAGATGCACTTCTCGGGCTGTACCGCCGACTGCGGGCAGGCGCTGACCGCCGACATCGGGCTCCAGGGGATGCGCGCCCGGAAGGACGGCGAGATGGTCGAGGCGATGGACGTCGGCGTGGGTGGTGGCATCGGTCCGGACCCCGCGTTCATCGACTGGGTCCACCAGCGCGTCCCGGCCGACGAGGTTCCGGGGATGATCAAGAACCTCCTCGACGGGTTCGTGGCGCTCCGGGAGGACGGACAGACGTTCCGGGAGTGGGTCGAATCCACGGGCGAAGGAACCATCGCCGAGCTCGCCCAGCCCGAGGAGACCGACTACGTGGACCCCTGCCTCACCGACGCGAAGCAGTCGTGGTATCCGTTCGAGGACGGCGATGGTCCGGCCCCGACCGCCGCCGACGGGACCCCAATGGAGGCCGACGATTGA
- a CDS encoding DUF6360 family protein, producing MNRRSLDVTSRTTFDHLPARAEGDGWRHESIAVLDVESPRGEDRVELGFELDGGTEILPHHVDRVPLAPDQARSLAADLEAAAAAAERGEAMVSRRG from the coding sequence ATGAACCGGCGCTCCCTCGACGTCACCTCGCGAACCACGTTCGACCACCTCCCGGCGCGCGCCGAGGGCGACGGCTGGCGTCACGAGTCGATCGCCGTCCTCGACGTCGAATCGCCGCGCGGCGAGGACCGGGTCGAGCTCGGGTTCGAGCTCGACGGAGGTACGGAAATCCTCCCGCATCACGTCGACCGCGTGCCGCTCGCGCCCGACCAGGCGCGGAGCCTCGCGGCCGACCTCGAAGCCGCCGCGGCGGCCGCCGAACGGGGCGAGGCGATGGTCAGCAGGAGGGGGTGA
- the nasA gene encoding assimilatory nitrate reductase NasA, giving the protein MGEPVPTTCMRCAVGCGHVHEGVDVGHGIASVQGDVAHPVNKGLACPRGIRESANPSGEWLTRPKVRRDGDLVSTTWDVALDRVATAFETVLETDPDGLAVLGSGQQTNEAAYALGKLARGGFGTRFYDANTTLCMASAVTAYYDAFGSDAPPPTYDDIPDARTHLVWGANPAVAHPVMFRWIAGSARDDDSRLVVVDPVETATAERADIHVNLAPGGDLALARAVLARVLDRDLVDRDFIESATDGFGALRDGLPAAESAAATASVSLDELDALVEALADPTLLYWGMGINQSSRGTAAARALIDLCMATGNMGPGSGPFSLTGQANSMGARVCSSKGTWPGHRDFADPDERAAVADVWGIPEERLPADTGPGPVGIVEAIDDGPVEAVWAVATNPVAGLPDATTAQDRLDDAFLVVQDAFRSETADLADVVLPAATWGESSGTTTNMERTVSRVRAATAPPSGVRTDLDIVTTVGDRLVPDLFDAHDPEGVFEEFVGLTSGTDADCSGISYDRLERERAVRWPAPDPDSSGGYRYYDPDSGSDAWEFPTATGRARFSTGFGGDDPEPTTDAYPLTLTTAREADAYNTGVRTRDSVDEPGEPAARVNPTTLDRFAGSGDDRLTVESRRASIPVSTVPDPAIPEGMVWLPVHHPATNRLTIPATDPESNEPNYKQCAVRLVAADRSVGTSVAPAVLQDGGVARPLGSESGVGE; this is encoded by the coding sequence ATGGGCGAGCCGGTACCGACGACCTGTATGCGGTGTGCGGTCGGCTGTGGCCACGTTCACGAGGGGGTTGACGTCGGCCACGGCATCGCGTCGGTCCAGGGCGACGTCGCCCATCCCGTCAACAAGGGGCTCGCGTGCCCGCGTGGCATTCGCGAGAGCGCGAACCCGAGCGGCGAGTGGCTAACTCGGCCGAAGGTCCGCCGCGACGGCGACCTCGTCTCGACGACGTGGGACGTGGCGCTCGACCGGGTGGCCACGGCGTTCGAGACGGTTCTCGAAACCGATCCGGACGGTCTCGCGGTACTGGGCAGTGGCCAGCAGACGAACGAGGCGGCGTACGCACTGGGGAAACTGGCCCGCGGCGGCTTTGGAACCCGGTTCTACGACGCGAACACGACCCTGTGCATGGCGAGCGCGGTGACGGCCTACTACGACGCCTTCGGGAGCGACGCCCCACCACCCACGTACGACGATATTCCCGACGCCCGAACCCACCTCGTGTGGGGGGCGAATCCCGCCGTCGCTCATCCCGTGATGTTCCGGTGGATCGCGGGGAGCGCCCGCGATGACGACAGCCGGCTCGTCGTCGTGGACCCGGTCGAGACGGCGACGGCCGAGCGGGCGGACATCCATGTGAACCTCGCGCCGGGTGGCGACCTCGCGCTCGCGCGGGCCGTTCTCGCGCGCGTTCTCGACCGGGACCTCGTGGATCGCGACTTCATCGAGAGCGCGACCGACGGGTTCGGAGCGCTCCGCGACGGGCTTCCAGCGGCCGAATCGGCGGCCGCGACCGCCAGTGTGTCGCTCGACGAACTGGACGCGCTCGTCGAGGCGCTCGCCGACCCGACGCTGCTCTACTGGGGCATGGGGATCAATCAGAGCAGCCGTGGGACGGCGGCTGCGCGGGCGCTGATCGACCTCTGTATGGCGACCGGCAACATGGGTCCGGGTTCCGGTCCGTTCTCGCTCACCGGCCAGGCCAACTCGATGGGGGCCCGGGTCTGCTCCTCGAAGGGAACCTGGCCGGGCCACCGCGACTTCGCCGACCCCGACGAACGCGCCGCTGTTGCGGACGTGTGGGGGATCCCGGAAGAACGACTCCCGGCGGACACCGGTCCCGGTCCCGTGGGGATCGTCGAGGCCATCGACGACGGTCCGGTCGAGGCGGTCTGGGCGGTGGCGACGAACCCGGTCGCGGGACTCCCCGACGCGACGACGGCCCAGGATCGACTCGACGACGCCTTTCTGGTCGTCCAGGACGCCTTCCGGAGCGAGACCGCCGACCTCGCGGACGTGGTGTTGCCGGCGGCGACCTGGGGCGAGTCGTCGGGGACCACGACGAACATGGAACGAACCGTCTCGCGCGTCCGCGCCGCGACCGCGCCGCCCTCCGGGGTCAGAACCGATCTCGACATCGTCACGACCGTCGGGGACCGACTCGTTCCCGACCTGTTCGACGCTCACGACCCGGAGGGGGTCTTCGAGGAGTTCGTCGGACTCACGAGCGGAACCGACGCCGATTGCTCGGGCATCAGCTACGACCGTCTGGAGCGCGAGCGAGCGGTGCGCTGGCCAGCGCCCGATCCGGACTCGTCGGGCGGCTACCGCTACTACGACCCCGATTCGGGGTCGGATGCCTGGGAGTTTCCGACCGCGACGGGTCGCGCGCGGTTCTCGACCGGGTTCGGCGGCGACGATCCCGAACCGACGACCGATGCGTACCCGCTCACCCTGACGACGGCCCGCGAGGCCGACGCCTACAACACCGGCGTCAGAACCCGTGACTCGGTCGACGAACCTGGCGAACCCGCCGCGCGCGTCAACCCGACGACCCTCGACCGGTTCGCCGGGTCCGGCGACGACCGACTGACCGTCGAATCGAGACGGGCCTCGATCCCGGTGTCGACGGTTCCCGATCCGGCGATCCCGGAGGGGATGGTCTGGCTGCCGGTCCACCACCCCGCGACCAACCGGCTCACGATCCCTGCCACCGACCCCGAATCGAACGAACCCAACTACAAGCAGTGTGCGGTCCGCCTCGTCGCCGCCGATCGCTCGGTCGGCACCAGTGTCGCTCCTGCGGTGCTTCAGGACGGCGGGGTAGCGCGTCCACTCGGTAGCGAGAGCGGGGTGGGTGAATGA